The following are from one region of the bacterium genome:
- a CDS encoding PKD domain-containing protein, producing the protein MSLNFKKAVLFFSVSFFLTFPAFAEVVQFKFVSEPQNVPAGEVSKQITIQAQNSSGDSEGISQTACVYLSTSSLSGQFSSSQADWVSTNVLTVNKTWANRNFYYKDTSSGSHEIKAVIAFRPESESRSCVGWPVEEWGVNYRISQTILIGEVTGEAGVENFVSSAPEGTATENEKSGVLSTPSVSRVRAFIDAPEVGTARGSVFFDGKAFDEKNELLKTADYYWSFGDGATAMGENVSHIYREPGKYAVSLRVEKDGESSLARATVKVVAGNFHISQIKEGPNGYIEIRNDNTHELDMSLWRIENGGRFFSFPRNTVILGSTAVSFPASVTQIVASSFSSAPRLLFPDGKVAAEYSFESKKETEDVLKNQPTEKDSSPAVTSSVQDGQDEDASVVPETFFAGTEDNPPKEDARNEKLAVNENDREEGLVETDRSESEELKQVHNLASVSSAYGDERKDSRLPAKWLWGAFLFSVLGIVASASVGRLATLSQRSTILEDEESFPVSDNKQSDLNADDFTVIR; encoded by the coding sequence ATGTCATTAAATTTTAAAAAAGCGGTACTCTTTTTTTCGGTTTCATTTTTTTTGACTTTTCCGGCTTTTGCTGAAGTTGTTCAATTCAAATTTGTTTCCGAACCTCAAAACGTGCCAGCCGGAGAGGTTTCAAAACAAATAACCATTCAGGCGCAGAATTCCTCGGGTGACAGCGAGGGTATAAGCCAGACGGCCTGCGTTTACCTGTCCACGTCGTCACTTTCAGGGCAGTTTTCTTCCAGTCAGGCAGATTGGGTTTCTACCAATGTTCTTACCGTAAATAAAACATGGGCCAACCGAAATTTTTATTACAAGGACACATCTTCCGGTTCCCATGAAATAAAGGCGGTCATAGCTTTTAGGCCGGAAAGCGAAAGCCGCTCTTGCGTCGGGTGGCCTGTGGAGGAATGGGGCGTAAATTACCGGATATCGCAGACGATTCTCATCGGGGAAGTCACCGGGGAAGCGGGGGTTGAAAATTTCGTTTCAAGCGCGCCGGAGGGGACTGCTACCGAGAACGAAAAAAGCGGCGTTTTATCAACACCCTCTGTCTCTCGCGTCAGAGCTTTTATAGATGCGCCGGAAGTGGGAACAGCTCGAGGTTCGGTTTTCTTTGATGGTAAAGCGTTTGATGAAAAAAACGAGCTTTTAAAAACAGCCGATTACTATTGGAGTTTTGGAGACGGCGCGACCGCTATGGGGGAGAATGTTTCGCATATATACCGAGAACCCGGCAAATATGCCGTTTCCTTAAGGGTTGAGAAGGATGGAGAAAGTTCTCTTGCCCGCGCCACTGTGAAAGTGGTAGCGGGGAACTTTCATATCTCTCAAATCAAAGAGGGTCCGAATGGATATATAGAGATAAGAAATGATAATACCCATGAACTGGACATGTCTTTGTGGAGGATTGAAAACGGTGGCAGATTTTTTTCTTTTCCACGAAATACCGTTATTCTTGGAAGTACCGCGGTTTCTTTTCCGGCTTCAGTTACGCAAATTGTCGCCAGTTCTTTTTCTTCAGCGCCTCGTCTTCTTTTTCCGGACGGCAAAGTGGCCGCCGAGTACTCGTTTGAAAGTAAAAAAGAGACAGAAGATGTTTTAAAGAACCAACCGACTGAAAAAGACAGCTCACCGGCAGTCACAAGCTCTGTTCAAGACGGCCAAGACGAAGATGCGTCTGTTGTTCCGGAGACCTTTTTCGCAGGGACGGAAGATAATCCGCCCAAGGAAGACGCTCGGAATGAAAAACTCGCGGTTAACGAGAACGACAGGGAAGAGGGATTAGTAGAGACAGACCGGAGCGAATCTGAAGAATTAAAGCAGGTGCATAACTTGGCCTCAGTTTCATCCGCGTACGGCGACGAAAGGAAAGATAGTCGCCTGCCGGCCAAATGGCTTTGGGGCGCGTTTCTATTTTCTGTCTTGGGAATTGTCGCCTCCGCTTCAGTCGGTCGTTTGGCCACTTTGTCGCAAAGAAGCACGATTTTGGAAGATGAAGAAAGCTTTCCGGTTTCGGACAACAAGCAATCGGATTTAAACGCGGATGACTTTACTGTTATAAGGTAA
- a CDS encoding glycosyltransferase family 39 protein, which translates to MTDFFRKHKIVVIIFALALIARAALFFINLDANGGNFEETVHGSDWYFEVAKNLEAGEGFAIFAGEPSAIHVPLYPLFLFFSLFLFGNFAFAVVVQVIIGSIIPVLGKIVAFKIVPSEKISLLVGFFLALEPNFVLFSSIFFTETLFIFIFLLFFIAFLTYFKNTDARFLALSALLLGMATLIKTVTQFLPIILLPLLWWFVRKKLPIKTVFLHFGLFAVVFVLVLSPWLYRNYKVFGAPGMTIMPTLNLYATLVPSVLSVENGTSFNEARDAFLKQTGVDLKTLTFANASDFNKEAFGELWQNKLSFIKVSAVNIFTFFTHDGMLTVLENAGITPERYLSRSALELFFFSPVQFAKTVYQYIFSPFVLVLVMRLFWLLVTALFLVGTILLLRRKMFTVSVALSLATVLYFAGTTPSNGLTVNARFRMPVYPIILTIALYSVFERKRQKDDYSSLNPVSTK; encoded by the coding sequence ATGACCGACTTTTTCCGAAAACATAAAATAGTGGTTATCATCTTTGCTCTGGCGCTTATCGCCAGGGCGGCTCTGTTTTTCATAAATCTGGACGCGAATGGCGGTAATTTTGAAGAAACCGTTCACGGTTCCGACTGGTATTTTGAAGTGGCGAAAAACTTGGAGGCAGGAGAGGGTTTTGCCATATTTGCCGGAGAGCCGAGCGCCATACATGTGCCGTTATATCCTCTGTTTTTGTTTTTTTCGCTTTTTCTCTTCGGCAACTTCGCTTTCGCTGTCGTGGTTCAGGTCATAATCGGGTCTATCATACCCGTATTGGGCAAAATTGTGGCATTCAAAATAGTGCCGTCCGAAAAAATCTCGCTTCTTGTCGGTTTTTTTCTCGCTCTTGAACCGAACTTTGTCCTTTTTTCGTCAATTTTCTTTACTGAAACGCTTTTCATTTTCATCTTCCTTTTGTTTTTTATCGCCTTCCTGACGTATTTTAAAAATACCGACGCGCGGTTTCTGGCTTTAAGCGCTTTGCTTTTAGGCATGGCTACTCTTATAAAAACGGTAACACAATTTTTACCCATTATTTTACTTCCGCTTTTGTGGTGGTTTGTCAGAAAAAAACTGCCGATAAAAACCGTTTTTCTTCACTTCGGATTGTTTGCGGTTGTGTTTGTACTTGTCTTATCTCCGTGGTTGTATAGGAATTACAAGGTTTTTGGCGCTCCCGGAATGACCATTATGCCGACTTTGAACCTTTACGCCACTTTGGTCCCTTCCGTTTTGTCCGTGGAAAACGGAACGAGTTTTAACGAAGCGCGAGATGCTTTTCTAAAGCAGACCGGAGTGGATCTCAAAACTTTAACTTTCGCCAATGCTTCAGATTTTAACAAAGAGGCCTTTGGGGAGCTGTGGCAAAACAAACTATCGTTCATTAAAGTGTCAGCCGTTAACATATTTACTTTCTTTACACACGACGGCATGCTCACTGTTCTTGAAAACGCCGGAATAACTCCGGAGAGGTATCTTTCAAGGTCGGCGCTTGAGCTTTTCTTTTTCTCACCCGTCCAATTTGCAAAAACGGTCTACCAATATATTTTCTCTCCTTTCGTTCTTGTGCTCGTTATGCGTCTCTTTTGGCTACTTGTAACCGCGCTTTTCTTAGTGGGAACAATACTGCTTTTGCGCCGGAAAATGTTCACTGTTTCAGTCGCTCTTTCTCTGGCGACGGTTCTGTATTTTGCCGGTACGACCCCTTCAAACGGTCTTACCGTAAACGCGCGTTTTAGAATGCCTGTTTATCCGATAATACTGACAATCGCTCTATACTCCGTCTTTGAAAGAAAAAGGCAAAAGGACGACTATTCTTCTCTAAATCCTGTTTCAACAAAATGA
- a CDS encoding glycosyltransferase: MKVLSIGTDRKLFEEESDVLSRTLEYAKLFDELHVIVFTTKKFKIRNLRFKNGDRKMAISDNCWIYPTCSRNRWFYVFDAIALGVQILSHKSEITNQENGFVVSCQDPFECGLAGARIAKKTGAKLHVQIHTDFLSPYFKKGGFLNMVRLFLAGRVLPKADAIRVVSKRIADSLVFKYKNIKVSKLSILPMFLDEGKIKNAPVTADLHKKYPKFTFIVLVLSRFTKEKNILLAIDAFSRVVLKHPRAGLVIVGSGPQMSFLKAQVARSNLSQNVVFEGWTSDPYSYIKSSDLVLQTSWYEGYGLAVAESLLCGIPVVSTSVGVATELLMDNAYSFVCEPGDAKCLSEKMTAFMEKRTLFGFVVENARRKLQGGLPTKEEYLRKYKNSVFSVFS; encoded by the coding sequence ATGAAGGTCTTATCCATAGGAACAGACAGAAAATTATTTGAAGAAGAAAGCGACGTCCTGTCGCGAACTTTGGAGTACGCGAAACTTTTTGACGAGCTTCATGTTATCGTCTTCACGACAAAAAAATTCAAGATTCGAAATTTGAGATTTAAGAACGGAGACAGGAAGATGGCGATATCGGATAATTGTTGGATTTATCCGACCTGTTCACGGAATCGCTGGTTTTATGTTTTTGACGCAATTGCCCTCGGTGTTCAGATCCTAAGTCATAAATCTGAAATTACAAATCAGGAAAACGGCTTTGTTGTTTCCTGTCAAGACCCTTTTGAATGCGGTCTTGCCGGCGCGCGTATTGCAAAAAAAACCGGCGCTAAACTTCACGTACAGATTCATACCGACTTTTTGAGTCCTTATTTTAAAAAAGGAGGTTTTCTAAACATGGTTCGGCTATTTTTAGCCGGCCGTGTCTTGCCTAAAGCAGACGCCATACGGGTGGTATCAAAACGCATTGCCGATTCTTTGGTCTTTAAATATAAAAATATAAAGGTGTCAAAACTTTCAATTCTGCCCATGTTTTTGGATGAGGGAAAAATAAAAAACGCTCCCGTAACCGCGGATTTACATAAAAAATATCCAAAGTTCACTTTTATCGTTCTTGTGTTGTCTCGTTTTACAAAGGAGAAAAACATACTCTTGGCCATTGACGCTTTTTCCAGAGTCGTCCTAAAACATCCGCGCGCCGGCCTTGTCATTGTCGGTTCCGGTCCACAGATGTCGTTCCTCAAGGCGCAAGTGGCGCGAAGCAATTTATCTCAAAACGTCGTGTTTGAAGGTTGGACTTCCGACCCATACTCCTACATCAAAAGTTCTGATTTGGTTTTGCAGACGTCTTGGTACGAAGGTTACGGTCTTGCTGTCGCGGAATCTCTTCTTTGCGGTATACCGGTTGTTTCCACTTCTGTCGGGGTGGCGACGGAACTTCTCATGGATAACGCGTATTCGTTTGTTTGCGAACCCGGGGACGCAAAATGCCTTTCAGAAAAAATGACGGCTTTTATGGAAAAAAGAACTCTTTTCGGATTTGTGGTTGAAAATGCGCGGAGGAAATTGCAAGGCGGCCTTCCCACAAAAGAAGAGTACTTGAGAAAATACAAAAATTCGGTTTTTTCAGTATTTTCTTAA
- a CDS encoding glycosyltransferase family 4 protein, whose translation MKLLIVTQKVDKKDPTLGFFHSWIEEFAKRCESAIVICLEKGQYNLPHNVQVFSLGKEQKASRFKILFTFYFLLFSLRHRYDAVFVHMNEEYVLLAGLFWRLTGKKIFFWRNHPRGGIFTRLSVFLSDRVFYTSNLSFTAGFKNASVMPAGVDTSIFKPSESFQRRKHSICMVGRVAKIKGIDVALRALKFTAEIYPETVLTIVGPTAVEDEKYRAELQKYIQENNLSGNVVFKGALPQSELPVIYGGHEIYLNLTDDGSFDKTIVEAAGCGSFVVTSNSFLFGHLPKECATEKDPQSVARSLTDAFKLQNREKIAGELEVFANNHSLSKLMEKVTAEMIAFGLK comes from the coding sequence ATGAAACTTCTTATCGTTACGCAGAAAGTTGATAAAAAAGACCCGACACTCGGGTTTTTTCACAGTTGGATTGAAGAGTTTGCCAAACGTTGCGAGTCCGCAATTGTGATTTGCCTTGAAAAAGGCCAGTATAATCTGCCTCATAACGTGCAAGTTTTCTCTCTCGGCAAAGAACAAAAAGCTTCTCGTTTTAAAATACTTTTTACTTTTTACTTTTTACTTTTCAGCTTGCGTCATCGCTATGACGCCGTCTTTGTTCATATGAACGAGGAGTACGTTTTGCTGGCAGGCCTTTTTTGGAGATTGACGGGCAAGAAAATCTTTTTCTGGCGAAATCACCCGAGGGGTGGAATATTCACTCGTTTGTCCGTTTTTCTTTCGGACAGAGTATTTTACACTTCAAATCTGTCTTTTACCGCGGGCTTTAAAAATGCTTCCGTGATGCCCGCTGGCGTGGACACGTCCATTTTTAAGCCGTCTGAAAGTTTCCAAAGAAGAAAGCATTCTATATGCATGGTTGGTCGAGTGGCCAAGATAAAAGGTATTGACGTGGCCCTGCGCGCTTTGAAGTTTACAGCGGAAATTTATCCTGAAACGGTTTTGACTATCGTGGGCCCTACCGCTGTTGAGGATGAAAAATATCGCGCCGAACTCCAAAAATATATCCAAGAAAACAACCTTTCGGGAAACGTGGTTTTTAAAGGCGCTCTGCCACAGTCAGAACTTCCTGTAATTTACGGCGGTCATGAAATATACTTGAATCTTACTGACGACGGTTCTTTTGACAAAACAATAGTGGAAGCGGCCGGTTGCGGTTCTTTCGTCGTTACCTCAAACTCTTTTTTGTTCGGCCATCTTCCAAAAGAATGCGCGACTGAAAAAGACCCTCAAAGCGTGGCGCGCTCTTTAACCGACGCGTTTAAACTCCAAAACAGAGAAAAAATAGCCGGAGAATTGGAGGTGTTCGCGAACAACCATTCTCTTTCAAAACTTATGGAAAAAGTTACCGCTGAGATGATTGCATTCGGCTTAAAATAA
- a CDS encoding aminotransferase class V-fold PLP-dependent enzyme has protein sequence MRKVKLFKPFVSWYAVWNVIKTLRSSQLAEGPRVKEFEEKFAKRFGLGNVVAVNSGTAALELAYELAGIGEGDEVITPILTCLYQNETVLLSDGRKMSIKKMVNQKYNGEVVSYNLKTGEFENKKVIGWHKNPIAGRKWYRVYFENSIVSRSQSGRKGVWLTENHPILTKRGYILAKDLKKNDMVATSFYSLNDKQKELFEGSMLGDGYIRFGRSDNSSCRFGFLQQKVNEDYVNLKIKALNSFAHQSYNKGKYKQSGEAVGAIFRSSPIWNLERKNWYKNGKKILPTSFREITLFSLAVWYMDDGSRQGNSAVICSESFTLADNERLISILNDSLGVKASIQSNYRHGKLVPRIYIGNGHNGGKIIKKANAFKFFRMVAPYIPESLRYKLPEDIRLNCPFNPKLWELNRSRIFYDSVSVIKNKKPLDVKKHLNWVYCIDVEDNHNFISKNIILHNCTATNIPFVRRKAKIIFADIDRDLNISVEDVKRKITAKTKAIIFVHFGGNNRGLKELLEIAREKNIILIEDAAQAVISDFWGKSDYTCVSFQAIKTLTTGDGGALLCKKKDDYEKAKKLRWFGYDREKKQKFGDVDLKDAGYKYHMNDISASIGLGNLKVFDKAVAHHRKLMTTYKECGITAYPWFALLLTEKRDELRAYLKDHGIESGMQHYRNDIYTIFGGRKNFPIMDEIENKYLLLPLHMGVTISDVKKICNLIKIFNESSDTTA, from the coding sequence ATGAGAAAGGTAAAGCTATTTAAACCATTTGTCAGCTGGTATGCCGTCTGGAATGTCATCAAAACACTCCGAAGTAGCCAGCTCGCGGAAGGTCCAAGGGTCAAAGAATTTGAAGAAAAGTTTGCCAAGAGGTTTGGGCTGGGAAATGTTGTGGCGGTCAATTCCGGGACGGCGGCTTTAGAGCTTGCCTATGAACTTGCGGGAATTGGAGAGGGGGATGAGGTCATAACCCCGATTTTGACATGTCTTTATCAAAACGAAACGGTCTTGCTTTCTGATGGTCGTAAAATGTCGATAAAAAAAATGGTTAATCAAAAATATAACGGTGAAGTCGTTTCTTACAATCTAAAGACTGGAGAATTTGAAAATAAAAAAGTCATCGGCTGGCATAAAAATCCCATTGCGGGCAGAAAATGGTATAGAGTATACTTTGAAAATTCTATTGTTTCTCGATCTCAGTCTGGTCGTAAAGGGGTGTGGCTTACTGAAAACCATCCTATTCTTACTAAGAGAGGGTATATTCTCGCAAAAGATTTGAAGAAAAATGATATGGTTGCTACTTCTTTTTATTCACTAAATGACAAACAGAAAGAACTTTTTGAAGGCAGTATGCTTGGTGACGGGTATATTAGATTTGGCAGATCTGATAACTCTTCGTGCAGATTTGGTTTTTTGCAGCAAAAGGTAAATGAGGATTATGTTAACTTGAAAATTAAAGCATTGAACTCTTTTGCGCATCAAAGTTATAACAAAGGGAAGTACAAACAGAGCGGTGAAGCTGTCGGGGCGATTTTTCGTTCTTCGCCTATCTGGAACTTAGAAAGGAAAAATTGGTATAAAAACGGTAAGAAAATTTTACCGACTTCGTTTCGAGAAATTACACTTTTTTCTCTTGCTGTCTGGTATATGGATGACGGAAGTAGGCAGGGGAATTCCGCGGTCATTTGTTCAGAATCTTTTACCCTTGCAGATAATGAGAGATTGATAAGCATATTGAATGATAGTCTTGGTGTGAAAGCTTCAATACAAAGTAATTATAGACACGGTAAATTGGTTCCACGTATATACATAGGTAATGGCCACAATGGAGGTAAAATAATTAAAAAAGCGAATGCTTTTAAGTTTTTTAGAATGGTAGCCCCTTATATCCCGGAATCTTTGAGATATAAGTTGCCAGAGGATATAAGGTTGAATTGCCCATTTAATCCAAAATTGTGGGAGCTGAATAGGTCAAGGATTTTTTATGATTCTGTTTCCGTTATAAAAAATAAAAAACCTCTTGATGTTAAAAAGCACTTAAATTGGGTTTACTGCATTGATGTTGAAGACAATCACAATTTTATTTCCAAGAACATAATTTTACACAATTGCACCGCCACAAATATCCCATTCGTCAGAAGAAAGGCAAAAATAATATTCGCCGATATTGACCGTGATTTGAACATAAGCGTGGAGGATGTCAAAAGGAAAATCACTGCCAAAACAAAAGCCATAATTTTCGTCCATTTCGGAGGCAACAATCGGGGATTGAAAGAGCTTTTGGAAATCGCTCGAGAAAAAAACATCATTTTGATAGAAGACGCGGCTCAAGCTGTCATCTCTGATTTTTGGGGTAAAAGCGACTATACTTGCGTTTCGTTTCAAGCAATAAAAACACTGACAACCGGAGACGGCGGCGCATTGCTGTGCAAGAAAAAAGACGATTATGAAAAAGCAAAAAAACTTCGCTGGTTCGGTTATGACAGAGAAAAAAAACAAAAATTCGGCGATGTTGACCTGAAGGATGCCGGATACAAATATCACATGAACGATATAAGCGCTTCTATTGGCCTCGGTAATTTGAAAGTTTTTGATAAAGCCGTGGCGCATCACAGAAAACTTATGACCACTTATAAAGAGTGCGGTATCACAGCGTATCCGTGGTTTGCTTTGCTATTGACGGAGAAACGAGATGAGCTTAGAGCATATCTGAAAGACCACGGCATAGAGAGCGGTATGCAACACTACCGAAACGATATTTATACGATATTCGGCGGAAGAAAGAATTTTCCCATAATGGATGAGATTGAGAATAAGTATTTGCTTTTGCCTCTGCATATGGGAGTGACAATATCCGATGTAAAAAAGATATGTAATTTAATTAAAATATTTAATGAATCTTCTGATACGACCGCTTAA
- a CDS encoding HD domain-containing protein codes for MRSFEVFRQKFARFYEAVKAGHENSTRQHQGHGLDHDITVAQIAVMISPDARTGTKAWVASMLHSTDRIVPKGDKGAEEYHVRKRLAFLPEGYFTPQELEEIVQAVLRHAELNRDDQSLVQQVLMDADRLSNLMPSVIIRAGQFQSDIPAFEFEYLDGKRNPASTYHEPKSVLDDLRNNIIEYPPKLRLPKAKKLAIDYVNLLHGFIKAVENTNKNLGLAKEME; via the coding sequence ATGAGAAGTTTTGAAGTATTCCGGCAAAAGTTTGCCCGCTTTTATGAAGCGGTAAAAGCCGGCCATGAAAATTCAACGAGACAACATCAAGGCCACGGCCTTGACCACGATATCACCGTCGCCCAAATCGCGGTTATGATATCGCCGGACGCACGGACGGGAACCAAAGCGTGGGTTGCTTCCATGCTCCACTCCACCGACAGAATTGTTCCGAAGGGAGATAAGGGAGCGGAAGAGTATCATGTTAGAAAACGCCTCGCATTCCTACCCGAGGGATACTTCACCCCTCAAGAACTGGAAGAAATTGTTCAGGCAGTGCTAAGACACGCCGAACTGAACCGAGACGACCAATCGCTCGTCCAGCAAGTATTGATGGACGCCGATCGTCTATCAAATCTCATGCCGTCGGTGATAATTCGAGCCGGGCAATTCCAGTCCGATATTCCCGCTTTCGAATTCGAGTACTTGGACGGAAAGCGAAATCCCGCCTCAACTTATCACGAGCCCAAAAGTGTACTCGACGATTTGAGAAACAATATCATCGAGTATCCGCCAAAACTTCGCCTTCCCAAAGCAAAGAAACTGGCCATCGATTACGTCAACCTTCTCCACGGCTTCATCAAAGCCGTGGAGAACACAAATAAGAATCTGGGGTTGGCAAAGGAGATGGAATGA
- a CDS encoding GDP-mannose 4,6-dehydratase, translating to MLSFFIKQTRIKIRHISNTFRSPTGKSPKIIITGGLGFIFSHVTEYYVQKGWDVVVIDNLSEGSCPEIIDDSFTHYHYHMADPRVVNLILRENPDYVIHASSVTDVDYSIREPYRTVRKNILSTLHVFEACRILPNLKKLIYVSTDEVFGECDHKMREDEIMLPKNPYSCAKAAGSLVRVAYDNTYPALRGKTAETRFCNVFGPRQDKAKIMSAIKKSIEEGYSIPLHQEGKGYREYIYVKNIPPAIDLILEKGLGVYNVTLNDGFTTKSLIEKAREVTGMEIKTHPSHRPGMDLKYQMDGSKIRELGWEPLYTFEEGLKEYLLD from the coding sequence ATGTTGTCTTTTTTTATAAAACAAACTCGTATAAAAATACGCCATATAAGCAACACTTTCCGTTCGCCAACCGGCAAGTCGCCCAAAATCATAATAACAGGTGGTCTGGGGTTTATCTTTTCTCATGTTACTGAATACTACGTTCAGAAGGGCTGGGACGTGGTTGTCATAGACAACCTCTCTGAAGGCAGTTGTCCGGAAATAATAGACGATTCTTTTACGCACTACCACTATCACATGGCCGACCCAAGAGTGGTGAATCTCATACTTCGGGAGAACCCCGATTATGTAATCCACGCGTCTTCCGTTACCGATGTGGACTACTCAATCAGAGAACCGTACAGAACCGTCCGTAAAAATATTTTAAGCACCCTGCATGTTTTTGAGGCCTGTCGGATTCTGCCTAATCTTAAAAAACTGATTTACGTTTCCACCGATGAGGTCTTTGGTGAGTGCGACCATAAAATGCGTGAAGATGAAATAATGCTCCCGAAAAATCCATACTCCTGCGCCAAAGCGGCCGGCTCTCTTGTCAGGGTCGCTTACGACAACACTTATCCGGCTTTGCGAGGCAAGACGGCGGAAACAAGATTTTGCAACGTGTTCGGCCCGAGGCAAGACAAGGCCAAGATAATGTCGGCCATAAAGAAAAGTATAGAAGAAGGATATTCAATACCTCTTCATCAGGAAGGCAAGGGATACAGAGAATATATTTACGTCAAGAACATTCCGCCTGCCATTGACCTTATTCTTGAGAAGGGGCTCGGTGTTTACAATGTCACGCTAAATGACGGCTTCACTACAAAAAGTTTGATAGAAAAAGCCAGAGAGGTTACGGGCATGGAAATTAAAACTCATCCCTCTCACAGGCCGGGCATGGATCTTAAATATCAAATGGACGGTTCAAAGATACGAGAACTGGGGTGGGAACCGCTTTACACTTTTGAGGAGGGGTTGAAGGAATATCTTTTGGATTAG
- a CDS encoding glycosyltransferase family 4 protein: protein MKITYIVNTRMPNQRAHGFQIAKTCEKFAELGNDVELWHPYRINDIGDDVFAYYGLKKNFKIRVISVFDPLFLERYIGALAFHLQSMAFFLTVFFSPIEKGRVVFTRDFMVAFLLRARGFEVVYNAHNWSGHRSFFSFLLDKKVKIVCNSEGTCAKLKDRGFENSLVARNGVEISEFTTVESKSDIKKKLSIPADKKVIMYAGNLYRWKGVDVILEAVKLPEVKSLNAVVFIVGGDENDVEAYKKKVEEENISGVAFSGHVLRKDIPFYLKAADVLILPNSAESEESVSYTSPIKMFEYMASGVPIIASDLPSIREVLNDRSCFFVKPDRPEELGGAISKMLSDSSLCKRIADQALLDVKKYTWDEYAKKIILFLEKN from the coding sequence ATGAAAATCACCTATATCGTAAATACACGAATGCCTAATCAAAGGGCTCACGGTTTTCAAATAGCCAAAACCTGCGAGAAATTTGCCGAATTGGGAAACGACGTTGAACTGTGGCATCCTTACAGAATAAACGACATAGGCGATGACGTTTTCGCCTATTACGGGTTGAAGAAAAATTTCAAAATCAGGGTTATTTCGGTTTTCGATCCTTTGTTTTTGGAAAGGTATATAGGAGCTCTGGCTTTTCATTTACAGTCGATGGCGTTTTTTCTTACGGTCTTTTTTTCGCCGATTGAAAAGGGCAGGGTGGTATTTACTCGCGATTTTATGGTGGCTTTTCTTTTAAGGGCGCGCGGATTTGAGGTTGTTTACAACGCGCACAATTGGTCCGGACACCGTTCTTTTTTTTCATTCCTTCTGGACAAGAAGGTGAAAATTGTCTGCAATTCCGAAGGTACATGCGCAAAGTTGAAAGATAGAGGTTTTGAAAATTCTCTTGTGGCGCGTAACGGCGTTGAAATTTCTGAATTTACCACAGTGGAGAGCAAGTCAGACATAAAGAAAAAACTGTCTATACCCGCGGATAAAAAAGTGATAATGTATGCGGGTAACCTCTATAGATGGAAAGGCGTTGATGTTATCTTGGAAGCAGTCAAACTGCCGGAAGTCAAAAGCTTGAATGCTGTAGTTTTTATAGTCGGTGGCGACGAAAACGACGTAGAGGCATACAAGAAAAAAGTGGAAGAGGAAAACATTTCCGGCGTCGCCTTTTCCGGACATGTTTTGCGCAAAGACATACCTTTTTACCTTAAAGCGGCGGATGTCTTGATTTTGCCAAACAGCGCGGAGTCGGAAGAATCCGTAAGCTATACTTCGCCTATAAAAATGTTTGAATACATGGCAAGTGGCGTTCCGATAATCGCTTCCGACCTTCCTTCCATTCGTGAAGTGCTAAACGATAGGAGCTGTTTTTTTGTAAAACCGGACAGACCGGAAGAGCTCGGCGGGGCTATTTCCAAAATGCTTTCAGACAGCTCGCTTTGCAAAAGAATCGCGGACCAAGCCCTTTTGGACGTAAAAAAATATACTTGGGACGAATATGCCAAGAAAATCATTCTGTTTCTTGAAAAGAATTAA